A section of the Triticum dicoccoides isolate Atlit2015 ecotype Zavitan chromosome 7A, WEW_v2.0, whole genome shotgun sequence genome encodes:
- the LOC119328113 gene encoding probable transcription factor KAN2, giving the protein MELFPSQPDLSLQIGLPASAHGHDHHRAMGGRFFGPPSSGNIGGDPAMAASLQLPFPMSPMPLPPHHAGAPGHGGLYYHHHPVPDGAMLRPIRGVPLYPTPFPPPPPHGGPSAPATAPCYCDPCHVAGAWRRGVGGCGARLVGFPAPKRAARAPRMRWTSSLHSRFVHAVELLGGHERATPKSVLELMDVKDLTLAHVKSHLQMYRTVKNTERPAASSDQADGFENGSAGEICDDNLLDLRGGGRPEALAAATRNGRLAANDDDRSIGAGATHGGALWNSSSREEHWSGFPCDSNNESMQSFKDHMQSKSLEILSDINSCLSETTSSASAPNLDFTLGRPHQRRS; this is encoded by the exons ATGGAGCTCTTCCCTTCCCAGCCGGATCTATCCCTCCAGATCGGTCTCCCCGCGAGTGCACACGGCCACGATCACCATCGCGCCATGGGCGGGAGGTTCTTCGGCCCCCCGAGTAGCGGCAACATAGGCGGGGACCCGGCCATGGCGGCGTCGTTGCAGCTTCCGTTTCCCATGTCACCTATGCCTCTGCCACCCCACCACGCCGGCGCGCCGGGGCACGGCGGTCTGTACTACCATCACCACCCCGTCCCCGACGGCGCCATGCTGCGGCCCATACGGGGCGTGCCGCTCTACCCGACGCCGTTCCCGCCCCCGCCTCCGCACGGCGGCCCCTCAGCCCCGGCCACCGCACCGTGTTACTGCGACCCGTGCCACGTCGCCGGCGCCTGGCGCCGCGGCGTCGGTGGGTGTGGCGCGCGCCTCGTCGGCTTCCCGGCGCCGAAGCGCGCCGCACGCGCGCCTCGCATGCGGTGGACGTCCTCGCTCCACTCCCGCTTTGTCCACGCCGTGGAGCTTCTCGGCGGCCACGAGA GGGCGACGCCGAAGTCAGTTCTTGAACTCATGGATGTGAAGGATCTCACCCTAGCTCATGTGAAATCTCACTTGCAG ATGTACAGGACTGTGAAGAATACCGAAAGGCCGGCAGCTTCGTCAG ATCAGGCTGACGGCTTCGAGAACGGGTCGGCTGGCGAGATTTGCGACGACAACTTGCTTGATCTGCGAGGCGGCGGTAGGCCGGAGGCACTGGCAGCGGCCACACGGAATGGAAGGTTAGCTGCAAATGATGATGACAGGAGCATCGGCGCCGGTGCCACTCATGGTGGTGCCCTGTGGAATAGCTCCTCAAG GGAGGAGCATTGGTCAGGCTTTCCTTGTGATTCCAACAACGAAAGCATGCAATCTTTCAAG GATCATATGCAGTCAAAGAGCCTAGAGATCCTATCAGACATCAACTCCTGCCTGTCAGAGACGACGTCCAGCGCAAGCGCGCCGAACCTTGACTTCACCCTAGGGCGGCCGCACCAACGCCGGAGCTGA